The Chloroflexota bacterium genome contains a region encoding:
- a CDS encoding 4Fe-4S binding protein, which yields MQSVSSAAGQARRLLPTFSADANSFGRLVGQDGQVLPQQNAVPTPAPAGKHRWVMVIDLARCDGCHLCTEACNSMHKAPEGEEWIRVFKMQDSRTNATFWFPKPCFQCDNSPCTKVCPVGATYKREDGVVLIDQDRCIGCRYCIAACPYSSRFFTWVEPVQTPEERALPYDVEMNTPHRRGVAEKLSPPGSKSPKRQDKTPHTGQVDNLQHRGAAHGRSIHASGVRRTGTSDRR from the coding sequence TTGCAGTCCGTCAGTTCGGCCGCCGGGCAGGCGCGCCGCCTGCTGCCGACGTTCAGCGCGGACGCAAACTCGTTCGGCCGATTGGTCGGGCAGGACGGACAGGTCCTGCCGCAGCAGAATGCCGTGCCTACCCCCGCACCGGCCGGCAAGCATCGCTGGGTGATGGTGATCGATCTTGCGCGCTGCGACGGCTGCCATCTCTGTACTGAAGCGTGCAACAGCATGCACAAAGCCCCGGAGGGCGAGGAGTGGATCCGCGTTTTCAAAATGCAGGATTCACGGACCAACGCCACGTTCTGGTTCCCCAAACCGTGCTTCCAGTGCGATAACTCGCCCTGCACGAAGGTATGCCCGGTCGGCGCCACCTACAAACGTGAAGACGGCGTGGTGCTGATCGACCAGGATCGCTGCATCGGCTGCCGTTATTGCATAGCCGCATGTCCATACTCCTCCCGCTTCTTTACGTGGGTCGAACCGGTGCAGACGCCGGAAGAGCGCGCGCTCCCCTACGATGTCGAAATGAACACGCCGCACCGGCGGGGCGTGGCGGAGAAGTTGTCACCGCCAGGATCAAAATCCCCAAAACGCCAGGATAAAACTCCCCACACCGGTCAAGTGGACAACCTTCAGCACCGAGGCGCTGCGCATGGAAGAAGTATTCACGCATCGGGAGTGCGTCGAACGGGCACGTCAGATCGTAGGTAA
- a CDS encoding ABC transporter substrate-binding protein, producing MLFALLLAACAPAVAPTKAPGSAATSAPAVPTTASAAATSAPKPSKPVVVLLNAEPVSYDNMFTQSDAHMSLTIHEGLFRLDNDGNIVPALAESIRNIDPLNWEIKIKKGLVFHNDEPINADAVVFTFKRAQDLFAAGKGDLTFALGALQYEKVTKVDDYTVQFKMKVPDPVITSHLVNPEVSILPPKYYTDNTPEQVTYKPMGAGGYKVISYKAGEGTVLKAFDKYRLGKPPVDDIIVKAVPDVAARLAEIKAGTADLMAGVPADLKKSLEATPGVKVISAASFNRAFVAIKQGRHPALADVRVRQAMNYAVNCDEIAKTLLGGLAQCRIDLINTPYNNPSLKPFPYDPAKAKQLLDDAGWKVGADGIRAKDGKRLSLQMNTPNGSYLADKEAAQVMVDYWKAVGIEISDLGVVDSATYAKMREKQGAGYRDLMMSSSGPDYTCQGDALLVQKDSGSNRMSWVDDKFEAMFKAFTQEFDQSKWQKMCWDMEAYAGDQAPVVWLYTLPSLYGVSSRLDFAPRGDGRMYLNLVLKGVKN from the coding sequence ATGCTGTTCGCGCTGCTGCTCGCGGCCTGCGCGCCGGCCGTGGCGCCCACAAAGGCCCCCGGATCGGCCGCCACAAGCGCGCCTGCTGTCCCGACCACCGCGTCGGCTGCTGCCACCAGTGCGCCTAAACCGTCCAAACCGGTCGTCGTGCTGCTCAATGCGGAACCGGTGAGCTACGACAACATGTTCACCCAGTCGGACGCGCACATGAGCCTCACGATCCACGAGGGGCTATTCCGCCTGGACAACGACGGCAACATCGTTCCCGCGCTCGCCGAGTCGATCAGGAATATCGACCCCCTGAACTGGGAAATCAAAATCAAGAAAGGCCTCGTATTCCACAACGACGAGCCCATCAATGCCGACGCCGTCGTGTTTACCTTCAAGCGCGCGCAGGACCTTTTTGCGGCCGGCAAGGGTGACCTGACGTTCGCGCTGGGCGCCCTGCAGTATGAAAAGGTCACCAAGGTCGACGATTACACCGTGCAGTTCAAAATGAAAGTGCCCGACCCGGTCATTACCTCGCACCTTGTCAATCCCGAGGTCTCGATCCTGCCGCCGAAATACTATACTGACAACACCCCCGAGCAGGTTACCTACAAGCCGATGGGCGCAGGAGGCTATAAGGTCATATCGTACAAAGCCGGCGAGGGCACTGTGCTGAAAGCCTTCGACAAGTACCGCCTGGGCAAACCGCCCGTCGACGATATCATCGTCAAGGCGGTCCCGGATGTTGCCGCACGCCTGGCCGAAATCAAAGCCGGCACGGCAGACCTCATGGCGGGCGTGCCGGCGGATCTGAAGAAAAGCCTGGAAGCGACGCCGGGTGTAAAGGTCATATCGGCGGCGAGTTTCAACCGCGCCTTTGTCGCGATCAAGCAGGGCCGCCACCCTGCGCTGGCCGATGTGCGTGTGCGCCAGGCGATGAACTACGCCGTCAACTGCGATGAAATCGCCAAGACCCTGTTGGGCGGGCTGGCGCAGTGCCGGATCGACCTCATCAACACGCCATACAACAACCCGAGCTTGAAGCCGTTTCCATACGATCCCGCCAAGGCCAAGCAGTTGCTGGACGACGCCGGTTGGAAGGTGGGCGCGGATGGCATCCGTGCCAAGGATGGCAAACGCCTATCTTTGCAGATGAACACGCCCAACGGCTCGTACTTGGCGGACAAAGAGGCGGCCCAGGTGATGGTGGATTACTGGAAAGCGGTCGGCATCGAGATCAGTGACCTCGGCGTCGTCGATAGCGCAACGTACGCCAAGATGCGCGAGAAGCAGGGCGCCGGCTACCGCGACCTGATGATGAGCTCGTCGGGACCGGACTATACCTGCCAGGGCGATGCGCTGCTGGTGCAGAAAGACTCCGGCTCGAACCGCATGAGCTGGGTCGATGACAAGTTCGAAGCCATGTTTAAGGCCTTCACACAGGAGTTTGACCAGAGCAAATGGCAGAAGATGTGCTGGGATATGGAAGCCTACGCTGGTGACCAGGCCCCGGTCGTCTGGTTGTACACCCTGCCCTCGCTTTATGGCGTATCGTCCAGGCTTGATTTCGCTCCGCGCGGCGATGGCCGCATGTACTTGAACCTAGTGCTGAAAGGCGTGAAGAACTAA